The genomic interval CGAGGACCTGAACTCACCCCAAATCTACTCATCGCCGCCTACTCCTATGCGCTGGGAGCAGTAAAATGGCGATTGGTTAAAACGCGTTTAAAAAGGCGCGTTCTTTTGAAACAGAATTCGCTTTCAAGTTGAAGAAGGGCTGGCCCGCAACAGCGGGACAAACTGGACCGGCAGCAGGCGCGTGTGGCGCGCTTTGCCCCCCTCCTTGAAGACCTCGGTGAGGAACTGGCCGTCCTCGCTTTCCAGCGGAATGATCATGCGTCCGCCCTCGGCAAGCTGGGCAAAAAGGGGTGCGGGCACCTCAGGCGCAGCGGCCGTGACGATGATCCGCTCGCACTCGCCGCCGTCTGGCCAGCCCTGCCAGCCGTCGCCCAGAAGTGCCGTAATGTTGGTCAGGCCCAGCGCCTTGAACCGTGCCTCGGCCGCGCGCAAGAGCGGCTCGTGGTATTCCAGCGTGAATACTTCGCGGAAAACGTGCGCGAGGATGGCGGTCTGGTAGCCGGAGCCGGTCCCGATCTCCAGGACGGCGCGCGACGAGTCGGGACCGAGCTTCTCGGTCATGTAGGCGACGATGAAAGGCTGGGAGATGGTCTGGCCGCAGGCGATCGGCAGAGCCGTGTCGCCGTAAGCGTTATCGGCGAAGTCGGCCGAGACGAACATCTCGCGCGGGACGCGCTCGAAGGCGTTCAGCACACGCACGTCCGTTATCCCACGCCGGCGAAGATGCAGCACCAACTCCATACGGGTGAGGGCGTCGGTCATGGCCCTGTCTCCTCTGACGCGGCGAACGCATCAGACTTCTTCGCCGCTGCGAAACGCCTCGCGCAGGCGCTCCTTGGTCGGCTGATCCGTCATGTTGACGTTGAGGGGCGTG from Dichotomicrobium thermohalophilum carries:
- a CDS encoding protein-L-isoaspartate(D-aspartate) O-methyltransferase, yielding MTDALTRMELVLHLRRRGITDVRVLNAFERVPREMFVSADFADNAYGDTALPIACGQTISQPFIVAYMTEKLGPDSSRAVLEIGTGSGYQTAILAHVFREVFTLEYHEPLLRAAEARFKALGLTNITALLGDGWQGWPDGGECERIIVTAAAPEVPAPLFAQLAEGGRMIIPLESEDGQFLTEVFKEGGKARHTRLLPVQFVPLLRASPSST